Proteins from one Lepidochelys kempii isolate rLepKem1 chromosome 6, rLepKem1.hap2, whole genome shotgun sequence genomic window:
- the LOC140913670 gene encoding uncharacterized protein, whose product MAAAGPAQVQVAFEEVALYFTREEWELLSQREKHLYRDQMLRNYWALISLGYSGSKPDLIHRIEVGEAELWIWDAEGSRESSGPESPSSAGHRIPGGMRAQPECGESAAGKQDPTSHRGIHAQDAVHPWGKLSQRPDVTTHQRLPVGQRPHRCIDCGKRFSNPSALNQHQCTHTGERPHRCADCDKDFAEIAHLRIHQRTHNGERPHRCANCDKSFAQIAHLRRHQRTHTGELPHHCADCGKGFAQITYLRIHQRTHTGERPYRCADCGKGFAQIAHLRTHQRTHSGERPYRCIDCGKSFAENSKLRIHQRTHTGERPYCCADCGKGFAESSSLRTHQRTHTRERPHRCADCDKDFAEIAHLRIHQRTHNGERPHRCANCDKSFAQIAHLRRHQRTHTGELPHHCADCGKGFAQIAYLRIHQRTHTGERPYRCADCGKGFAQIAHLRTHQRTHSGERPYRCIDCGKSFAENSKLRIHQRTHTGERPYCCADCGKGFAESSSLRIHQRTHTGERPYRCDECGKGFAQIGHLRKHQRTHTGAAASL is encoded by the exons ATGGCTGCAGCGGGGCCGGCGCAG GTCCAGGTGGCGTTTGAGGAGGTGGCTCTGTATTTCACCCGGGAGGAGTGGGAGCTCTTATCCCAGCGAGAGAAGCATCTGTACCGGGACCAGATGCTGAGGAATTATTGGGCCCTCATTTCCCTGG GCTATTCAGGTTCCAAACCAGACTTAATCCACCGGATCGAGGTAGGGGAGGCAGAGCTCTGGATCTGGGATGCCGAGGGCTCCAGGGAAAGCTCCGGGCCTGAGAGCCCCTCCTCAG CAGGGCACAGGATCCCGGGAGGAATGAGGGCACAGCCTGAATGTGGGGAGAGCGCGGCAGGAAAGCAGGATCCCACATCCCACAGAGGGATCCATGCACAGGACGCAGTCCATCCCTGGGGTAAACTCAGCCAGAGACCAGATGTGACTACACACCAGAGACTCCCCGTGGGCCAGCGTCCCCACCGCTGCATCGACTGCGGCAAGAGGTTCAGCAACCCGTCCGCGCTGAACCAGCACCAGTGcacgcacaccggggagcggccgcaCCGCTGCGCCGACTGTGACAAGGACTTTGCAGAGATTGCACACCTGAGAATACACCAGCGCACGCACAACGGGGAGCGGCCGCACCGCTGCGCCAACTGCGACAAGAGCTTTGCCCAGATTGCACACCTGAGAAGACACCAGCGCACGCACACCGGGGAGTTGCCACACCACTGCGCTGACTGCGGCAAGGGCTTTGCACAGATTACCTATCTGAGAATACACCAGCGcacgcacaccggggagcggccgtaCCGCTGCGCTGACTGCGGCAAGGGCTTTGCCCAGATCGCACACCTGAGAACACACCAGCGCACGCACAGCGGGGAGCGGCCCTACCGCTGCATCGACTGTGGGAAGAGCTTTGCCGAGAACTCAAAACTGAGAATACACCAGCGcacgcacaccggggagcggccctacTGCTGCGCTGACTGCGGCAAGGGCTTTGCAGAGAGCTCAAGCCTGAGAACACACCAGCGCACGCACACCAGGGAGCGGCCGCACCGCTGCGCCGACTGTGACAAGGACTTTGCAGAGATTGCACACCTGAGAATACACCAGCGCACGCACAACGGGGAGCGGCCGCACCGCTGCGCCAACTGCGACAAGAGCTTTGCCCAGATTGCACACCTGAGAAGACACCAGCGCACGCACACCGGGGAGTTGCCACACCACTGCGCTGACTGCGGCAAGGGCTTTGCACAGATTGCCTATCTGAGAATACACCAGCGcacgcacaccggggagcggccgtaCCGCTGCGCTGACTGCGGCAAGGGCTTTGCCCAGATCGCACACCTGAGAACACACCAGCGCACGCACAGCGGGGAGCGGCCCTACCGCTGCATCGACTGTGGGAAGAGCTTTGCCGAGAACTCAAAACTGAGAATACACCAGCGCACGCACACTGGGGAGCGGCCCTACTGCTGCGCTGACTGCGGCAAGGGCTTTGCAGAGAGCTCAAGCCTGAGAATACACCAGCGcacccacaccggggagcggccctaccGCTGTGACGAATGCGGCAAGGGCTTTGCACAGATTGGACACCTGAGGAAACACCAGCGTACGCACACGGGAGCGGCCGCCTCGCTGTGA
- the TACO1 gene encoding translational activator of cytochrome c oxidase 1 has product MSLPSAMGRAAAPYRCRVLASVLAPRLAAPAPRSSCRALHTTGATPAGHNKWSKVKHIKGPRDAERSRLFQKLTMLLRFAVKEGGPNPDLNTNLANIIEQCRSKSMPKASIEAAIKGGDKGKSSSYLLYEARGPGGSALLIEVLTNNAKRAYQDIRLILSRNGAQMSEGARHSFDKKGVIIVSGQDCQQRPVALEQALELAIEAGAQDVWEEDEEEERAVLKFVCEVPSLHRVREKLDSRGLQSLSTALEFIPNARVRLSDEEMERASQLLATLGDCQEVIRVYDNIE; this is encoded by the exons ATGTCCCTGCCCAGCGCCATGGGGAGGGCAGCTGCCCCATACAGATGCCGTGTTCTGGCCTCGGTGCTGGCGCCCAGGctggctgcccctgccccccgctcatcGTGCCGGGCCCTGCACaccacaggtgccacccccgcCGGCCACAACAAATGGTCCAAGGTGAAGCACATCAAGGGCCCGCGGGACGCCGAGCGCAGCCGGCTCTTCCAGAAACTCACCATGCTGCTGCGCTTCGCTGTGAAAG AGGGGGGACCCAACCCTGATCTCAACACCAACCTGGCCAACATCATCGAGCAGTGCCGGAGCAAGAGCATGCCCAAAGCATCCATTGAGGCGGCTATCAAGGGAGGG GACAAAGGGAAGAGCTCCTCGTACCTGCTCTACGAAGCCAGAGGCCCTGGGGGATCTGCGCTGCTCATTGAGGTGCTGACGAACAATGCAAAGCGAGCCTACCAGGATATCCGGCTCATCCTGAGCCGCAATGG GGCACAGATGTCCGAGGGGGCCCGGCACAGCTTTGACAAGAAGGGGGTGATCATAGTCAGTGGGCAGGACTGTCAGCAGAGGCCAGTGGCCCTGGAGCAGGCCCTGGAGCTGGCGATCGAGGCCGGGGCCCAGGACGTGTgggaagaagatgaggaggaggagcgaGCAGTtctgaag TTTGTGTGTGAGGTGCCATCTCTGCACCGGGTGCGGGAGAAGCTGGACTCACGGGGGCTACAGTCGCTCTCCACTGCCCTGGAGTTCATCCCCAATGCCAGGGTGCGGCTGTCAGATGAGGAGATGGAGCGGGCATCCCAGCTGCTGGCCACGCTGGGCGACTGCCAGGAGGTGATCCGGGTTTACGACAACATCGAGTAG